ACGACCATGCTCACAATGAACGGCGCTTGTTGCCTACCCCTCTGGACGACCCTGACATTGTATTGACCTCCGTCCTGTCCTTTTTTCCAAGACCGCCACTCTATATCCCCTCCATACGACTTCATATCCCTTTGCATGACATCGGCTTTCACTTGCAACCCGCTCTTTCTGGCATCCAACACGTGACAGAACATCCGTGCGAGTCGAATAGTCTCGGTGTGATCGTAGCCGAGCTTATACACCGCGTTGCCATGCAAATCCGAGTCTGACCAGTGACGTACGATCAGTCTAGCTTAGAATGACGAAGAGTTACCAACACTTACAGGTCCCCGTAGCCGCGTCACCCTTCACACCACCCAATAACCAATCTTGCATACTCGCAATCCTGgattcctcatccacaGCGTCCATCTCCAGCCGATCCAGAAACTCATTCCCTTTGACGACGTGCTTAATGAAattctccctctccaaaCCATTCCGGCACATCTGCAAAGCTGTCATCCGCGTTACTGAACCGGTCCACTAGTTCTTTGCCCCAGAACAACTGGACGGTATCTCCATCGtaatctcctccacctaGGTAGCTCGCCGGCGATCTTTTGCACAAAGAGGCGTTCGCTGAGAGGACGATACAATCCTTTAAGTGGGCCAAATCCTGCTTCCAGACGGCTTTGAACTTCCTCACATCAGTGGGGAGCTTGCAAGGTGATCTGAAAGCGAGACACGGTCCTTCCAGATGCTGGATAGGGCATTGCGTCTCGGGATCAACGGGACCAGTCcccgagaaggagatgtatAGTTCGTCCGGGGCCAGGACACCGGATGTGTcagggatgatgaaggcCGATAGACTTTGATCGACGGGTATCTTGAACTCTCGAACCATCTTGGAGGAAAGCATGTCAACGAGATGGTGGAGTTTCGAGCCGGTATAGGCAGATTCGGAAGGATGGAAACCAGCGGCAACGGCCTCCATCAGACTATAATGGTACGTCAACTGCAGCTCGGTCCTATAGGGCCATGTAAGCCTGGACGCACCTCTCAGCTATACCGCCAGGTTGGCCACTGACTGGATCTACATCAAACCTCTTTGATGGAGTGACTGTCATGTAGTCCTCCgcgtcgtcctcatcctgtCCCTCCTCGGACCGGCTTTTCACCACACCCGCCACTCTCGCCGATAGTCCTTGAGCTCGCGCCAAACGCTTCTTCCTGTCTGTCCCAACACCTCCACGACGAAAACATGCCGCATGTATTCTGACAAGTACATCGTCCTCAGTCTCGCCGACGAgtcgtcgaggaaggaaatCGTCACGAAGAGCGTTGAGACCATCTTCAGCCATCTTCAAGAAAACAGATGAAGGAACTCCACCATGAGCCATTGCGATGATAGCTTCGGACGATAAAGTCGTGCCGATTCGTAGCGAATCGCAGCGCAGGACGTCGACAAAatggagagatggatcaTCGATGTATGGAGGTGCTGAAAGCGccttcaccatcgactCGCGTAGTATGACCTCTTTGCCCGGATACTGCACAGCCTGTGCTGGACTCATGATCGCCAGTAAACCCTTGGACCCTCCCAGCCGCATTTGCACGACAGAGGGACGACCTGTGGTGAGCTGCAAGCTGGGATGACGGAATATGCGTAATGCAAGGCTCTCAGCTATGCAGCGTCGTGAGAGTCAGCAAACTTTCCACGTCCAATCATGGTGCAGCAGTGATTCTCAACCACACAAACTCACACATGAGACCACACCCATCCGTCAAAATCTGTTCCGTCTTCGCGTCCCCAGCAACCTTGGCTTCCGAGGTGACGATATCAGGTACCACAGCAATCGCACTTGGATGGACCCTAGCTGCTGGTACTGAATCTGAGAACAATATCTGGGGTCGAGAAGCCCATCTGCAACGGAGGCGTCAGACATCACGTCGTTCGACTAGTCACTTGCACCTCGGAGCATGACTCACTTCGCCATGGCCTGATTAGGCTTTTGATGAAGGTCGTTGACACCTTTTCGCGCTTTGATTAGCTCCATGCTCAAATATCATCAGTCGACGTCACACTTACGTGCAAACATCTCATCAAAACTGGGCATAGTGGGCTCTACACGCAGATAACTTTTCAAAATCTCCGGGCCCTCATCTGGAGTCTCGATACCAAAAATGGTGTCCCCATCTGCTGGAGCCCAGATCGCACGATAAGGTCTTCCGAACACCACAAAGACCCTCCCTACGAAGAGATTCACCACTTGGTCTCGGTATTTAGGAAGACAGTCCTTGACTTTGAAGGTGATCACTCGTCGTGAGCCGAATCGACGCGCGAGACGATGTGACTTTCCAGGCATACTTGGAGCTCGAAGTTGGAACttgaaagaggatgacagATCCGAGGGAGATGTATTCGAAGCGGCATGTGGTCCCAGAGGATTGTCCGAGGTATCGATCGGACAGGCAGACCGGGTGGATGCAGCGAAAGCTTGGCGTCTCTTATCTGCTGAGTTTGTGCGATCAGCTTTCGTCCTGAGGTGGTCGAAAGAATCAATTTTGGCAATCTGCGGTACGACTGCCACTGTATAGTTGATTTTCCCGCCGAATGGCCAATCAATGCTGTCGTTCCCGACACCCTTCAGGTCACCGGCCACAATCGAcgcttcttccctctctacCTCTTGCAACATCCTTGCGTTTTTTCCCGAGATCTGGCGGTCCGACGAAAGCCACTCTTCGTCACCACGGGGCAAGCTGGTCCCATTCTTCCTTTCGACGACCCGTAACAAGACGTCCTCAACGTGCTTCGCAGCATTCGTCACAGGTCCACAAAGGGGTATAAAGTCCTCAGGCGTGAAATGTGACCAGGATAACCCTTCATTCCGGCCTATGAGTCGTTCGAGTTCCCACTGAACGTGAAACCTGACTCCACGCTTGTTTAGCATCGCTTGATATCCGTTCTGACTAGTGACTCGTAGCACACGATTGTCCAGGGGAGCAGCTCGGAGGGTACAAGTTGTCTTGGATGGGCTGTCAAGGGAAGGATCCAATGTCGATTCCGTTGAGCAAGTGATGGGTGCTTCCAGGGAcgcggtggaggtggacgtGGAAGACGCGGTAGATATGGTCGAAGGGTACAAGCTGGATGAGCTGGGTGTTGCTGGGAGGAGACTGGGTCGGGTAGGACGCTCATGTGCGGTGGACTTGAAGGCCGATCGGAGTTTCTTGTTAATCTCGCTGCTGTGGTGGTCCATGCTGGCTCGTTTAGACGGAAAAGCTTCTGATCCgcgttgacgaggaagagaaggaggcgagGTTGGAAGTGCTGGAAGTGTGTCAGCTAGAATGATGTGATGGCAGCAGAGCACTCATAAACGTACACAGATCCGACTCGTGcaactcctccttcgaccGATTCTCTCTTACTTCCCGTTCCTCAACCTCGAGAGTTGTAGCTTCCAACCCTTGACTCTCCTTTAACTCCTCGGCCCATTTCTGAgccttcctcaactccaCCTTCAACCTCGTTGCAAGTGTCAACAAAGGATTTATCATCTGAGTCATTCCGGTTGACGCCGAAGTCCTTCTTCCGTGGTTCATAAGAGACGCGGTCCCGTAGTTGTCCGTGACGAAatcgatgaagaacggTTGATAGCAAGACATCAAAATCTGGAGGCTGGCGAGAGCACTCTGATGGACGTCACTGCTGGATGTCTCGAGACGCCTGAATGGGCCAAGAGCTGGCACGGCAGATCTCAAGGTATTGTACTGACCAGGTGACAAGACTGATCAGCTACACCCGAATCACACCGTCGGTCCTAGACAGGGAGTCGAAACTGCTTACAGCATCTTGGACATCTTGATGATACGATGATAGGTCCCATagatctccatcctcgtccataTTCGCGTATCAATCGTCCAGATTGGATCCAACCAATCTCGTATGGGGGATAAGCGCGGGTGATCAGAAcatgagagatgaagatgatacATTGTTCAAGGTCTGGCAGTTGTGTTGAGGAGAAGTTGATTGAAACGCAGGACCGAGTGTAAGGGTAGTCGCAAGGTCCCAAACAAAACCTCTCGAATGCTGGTCGTCCGAGCTTGGTGATCGAACGTCACTCGGAGACGCAATCCTCGGCTTCAATCCCCGTCCCTGCTGTCGGTTTGTTTCGGACAACAACTGATTCTCGTTGCTCCTCTCATGCTATTCACAGCAAgacctcatctccattcTCGACAGACATTCCGCACATTGGATCTCCCATCTGTAGATAGCGACGTGTTTCTCGCGTGTCCTAATCAGTCCAAGTCCACGTGGAGGGTTCCCCCTGAATTTCGGAAGTTGTCCTTGAAATGCTTGTCTCGGACTTTTGAACGTATCGACTCTGTGGTCATCAAGCAAGCAatcgatctgatctgacGGAGAAGCAAAAGGGGATTAGACCTTCAGAGACCAAGATGAGCGTCCGACTTGCCCCTCGAGCTGCCTTGCCCTCTTCCCgactcctcttccgaccGATACATACGTCTCTACTCGCTCGACCAGCAcctgcttcttcatcacgTTTCcaatccacctcgacctcacctccaccgcgCCAACCATACGTTGTCAATGGCCAGACGTACCCTCTGGACGAATGGTCCAACACCCCGCCATCGATATTATCCAAAGTGAATCGAAatatccatctcctcccttcccacCCTATCTCGATCCTCCGACAAATCGTCCAAGACCATTTCTCTAGTCATACAGCTTTGACTCCTTCTACACCTATCGTTTCCGTCCATCAGAATTTCGATGAATTGGGTTTTCCTCCCGATCATCCTGGAAGATCTTTGACCGACAGCTATTATCTCAACAGAGAATACATGTTGAGGACGCATACGAGTGCTCACGAGGTGGAAAGTTATCGGAGAGGATTGGACAAGTGGTTGTTATCGGCCGACGTATATCGTCGTGACGAGATTGATTCGAGTCATTATCCCGTATTCCATCAGATGGAAGGTACTTCGGTCTGGCCGATCGACCAACTTCACACCCTACCGGAATTAAATGCCCAACTAGCCGCCCAGTTGGAGAAATGTCCGTTGTTGATTGAAGATGAGACGACGATATCACCTTCGAATCCGTATCAGAAACATCACGATCCGGTCCATGCGGAGCAGATCACTCGGCATCTAAAACACTCGTTGAACAgtctcatcttccgacTATTCGGTCAACAGGCGACCAAGGATGGAGAACCGTTGAGAGTCAGATGGATAGAAGCGTATTTCCCATTCACGACGCCGAGCtacgaggtcgaggtgtgGTGGGAGGGAGAATGGTTGGAGTTGTTGGGCTGTGGTGTGGTCATGCAGAAGACCTTGGATcaagcaggtgagtggggtaCTCAAGGGGTTGTCCAGATGGCATCCATCGCACCTTCTGTTCTGTTACCGGTCACTTTCACCTTCAAACCTTCGCTGTCAGATGTTCGGATGAAATCCACAAATGATCGTGACGAGCCGTATTTGAGATTCCTGGTATAACTTGACCAGACGTTCTCAGCTGACATATTTCTTATACCTCCCCTAGGCGTTCCAGACAAAGCAGGCTGGGCCTTCGGACTAGGTCTCGAACGACTGTCCAtggtcctcttctcgatccctGACATCCGTCTATTCTGGACCCAAGATCCTCGATTCCACACCCAGTTCTCCGCCGGAAAGATAACCACCTTCAAGCCGTATTCGAGATATCCGCCATGTCACAAAGACATGAGTTTCTGGTTACCCCCCGGAACGATGTCCCCTGATCCAGACGCGGGGGTGGCCGGGGTGGCcggtgggaaagggagggCGTTCCATGAGAATGATTATTGTGAGATTGTGAGGGAAGTAGCGGGTGATCTGGTCGAAACGGTGACTTTGGTGAGTAGATTGGGTATTCTGTGTACTGCACCGCGGTTCTCGGTTTCGGTTTCGATGTCTCTGCTGTACACTTccgttcctctctcctcttgacgtatgatcatctcatcttcgataCGACAATACGCTGCCATACTTCTCACTTCCCAGTTCCAACCCATCAACGATCACTGCTGACATTACTACCTCACCTCGAACAGATCGACGAATTCAGTCATCCAAAGACGTCTCGTCAGAGCAAATGTTACAGACTCAACTATCGTCATATGGACCGATCCCTTTCCAACGAAGAAGTGAACGAGTTACAACAGAAAGTACAGGATAGAGTTGTTGAAGAAATGGGCATTGAGATGAGGTAGATGTAACCACGCAAGCGCCGATCAAAGTCGCGCTTCCTTACATATAGAGTCATTTGTCGTATGTATACATACATA
This genomic interval from Kwoniella newhampshirensis strain CBS 13917 chromosome 4, whole genome shotgun sequence contains the following:
- a CDS encoding phenylalanine-tRNA ligase — encoded protein: MSVRLAPRAALPSSRLLFRPIHTSLLARPAPASSSRFQSTSTSPPPRQPYVVNGQTYPLDEWSNTPPSILSKVNRNIHLLPSHPISILRQIVQDHFSSHTALTPSTPIVSVHQNFDELGFPPDHPGRSLTDSYYLNREYMLRTHTSAHEVESYRRGLDKWLLSADVYRRDEIDSSHYPVFHQMEGTSVWPIDQLHTLPELNAQLAAQLEKCPLLIEDETTISPSNPYQKHHDPVHAEQITRHLKHSLNSLIFRLFGQQATKDGEPLRVRWIEAYFPFTTPSYEVEVWWEGEWLELLGCGVVMQKTLDQAGVPDKAGWAFGLGLERLSMVLFSIPDIRLFWTQDPRFHTQFSAGKITTFKPYSRYPPCHKDMSFWLPPGTMSPDPDAGVAGVAGGKGRAFHENDYCEIVREVAGDLVETVTLIDEFSHPKTSRQSKCYRLNYRHMDRSLSNEEVNELQQKVQDRVVEEMGIEMR